In Scatophagus argus isolate fScaArg1 chromosome 14, fScaArg1.pri, whole genome shotgun sequence, the following proteins share a genomic window:
- the sec24a gene encoding protein transport protein Sec24A isoform X6 encodes MSTAGFNSQNGTGTGQAYANGPSQNPVGLQQLPGLGYGMSHQPTYSPVQAKAPAPPGPGLYPTGPYQPVPPVSSYQPGPPPTSYPAPLGQSLLTRPAMGVPSSHTPPQSASPGPGPRLLPAQATPPPTAVHYPNPQQPQPMAPAWQYNAAPPPMGLPTSTSMSTPPHGPVGNHVTPSASSTAPLPPSSAAYSSAPPAHVTHGPTQPPGPRMPPASAHGLTLQGPPLTMKPTPPPTGPPMASATPPPPKADGTVAGNGPQAPNSYNHVDNKMAGLPQPGPPGRHLGHYPSLPPGYQNTSTPHNAASPMHPAIQAATQPYTQAPQPYQQQPGGPGPAQLSPSLAAMSLQSSTPEALRVVNLLQERNLLPPSPIPAPTPCLPQDLQKINCNPEVFRSTLTSIPQNQSLLNKAKMPLGLLLHPFKDLSQLPVVTSSTIVRCRSCRTYINPFVSFLDQRRWKCNLCYRVNDVPEEFMYNPVSRSYGEPHKRPEVQNATIEFIAPSEYMLRPPQPAVYLFVLDVSHNAVETGYLHVFCQSLLDNINSLPGDSRTKVGFITFDSTIHFYNLQEGLSQPQMLIVSDIEDIFLPTPDSLLVNLNECKELVQDLLKSLPNLFEKTMETQSALGSALQAAFKLLSPTGGRMTVFQTQLPNLGVGALQSREDPNQRASAKDVQHLSPATDFYKKLALDCSGQQVAVDLFLLSAQYCDLASLGCISRYSAGSVYYYPSYHHQHNPAQVECFQKDLKRYLTRKIGFEAVMRIRCTKGLSIHTFHGNFFVRSTDLLSLPNVNPDAGFAVQMSIEENLDDMQVVSFQAALLYTSSKGERRIRVHTLCLPVVNSLSDVFAGADVQAITGLLACMAVDRSVTASLSDARDALTNAAIDSLTSYRQSVLTIQQPGLLSPACLRLFPLFILALLKQKSFRTGTSTRLDDRVFSMCQLKYQPLAYTMLMIHPDLYRVDDLTDEGALNINERTIPQPRLLQLSVEKLSREGAFLMDAGTVMYLWIGRNCNPNFLTQVLGVPSYATVPENLYLLPELDTAESQRTRAFIGWLRDQRPFFPALHVIRDESQRKASFMQNMIEDRTESALSYYEFLLHLQQQISK; translated from the exons ATGTCAACTGCGGGGTTCAACTCTCAGAATGGGACAGGGACGGGACAGGCTTACGCGAATG GTCCATCACAGAATCCAGTTGGCTTGCAACAGCTGCCAGGACTCGGCTATGGCATGAGTCACCAACCAACCTACAGCCCAGTGCAGGCCAAAGCTCCTGCACCGCCTGGCCCAGGACTCTATCCCACTGGGCCATACCAACCTGTCCCCCCAGTCAGTTCCTACCAGCCTGGCCCACCACCCACTTCCTACCCAGCTCCCCTAGGCCAGTCGCTGTTGACCAGGCCTGCAATGGGAGTTCCTTCATCCCATACACCTCCTCAGTCTGCCAGCCCTGGTCCTGGTCCTAGGCTGCTCCCTGCACAAGCTACACCACCCCCTACTGCTGTGCACTACCCAAACCCACAGCAACCGCAGCCCATGGCTCCAGCCTGGCAATATAACGCAGCTCCCCCACCAATGGGACTACCCACATCCACATCCATGAGCACACCTCCTCATGGCCCTGTTGGTAATCATGTGACCCCATCTGCAAGCTCGACAGCACCGCTGCCACCATCATCGGCAGCTTACAGCTCTGCACCACCAGCCCATGTGACCCATGGTCCCACCCAGCCCCCAGGCCCAAGGATGCCCCCTGCCTCTGCACATGGATTGACGCTGCAAG GTCCACCACTAACCATGAAACCCACACCACCCCCCACTGGACCCCCAATGGCCAGTGCCACACCTCCACCCCCCAAGGCCGATG GAACTGTGGCTGGCAATGGCCCACAAGCACCAAACAGCTACAATCATGTTGACAACAAAATGG CTGGCCTGCCCCAGCCTGGACCACCAGGTCGGCACTTGGGCCATtacccctccctcccccctggGTACCAGAACACCTCGACCCCACACAATGCCGCCTCCCCCATGCATCCCGCGATTCAGGCGGCCACGCAGCCTTACACTCAAGCACCTCAGCCATACCAGCAG CAACCTGGTGGCCCAGGGCCAGCCCAGCTGAGTCCATCACTGGCAGCCATGAGCCTCCAGTCCAGCACCCCAGAGGCCCTGAGAGTGGTCAACCTGCTGCAGGAGAGGAACCTGCTTCCGCCAAGCCCGATCCCTGCCCCAACACCCTGCCTCCCACAGGACCTGCAGAAGATCAACTGCAACCCAGA GGTTTTCCGAAGTACGCTAACCAGCATCCCTCAGAACCAGTCTCTGCTGAATAAGGCCAAAATGCCCCTGGGCCTACTGCTCCACCCCTTCAAAGACCTCTCG cagcttcctgtggTGACATCCAGCACCATCGTCAGGTGTCGGTCCTGCAGAACCTACATCAACccctttgtctctttcttgGACCAGAGGAGGTGGAAGTGCAACCTGTGCTATCGGGTCAATGATG TTCCAGAGGAGTTCATGTACAACCCAGTCAGCAGATCGTATGGAGAGCCACACAAGAGACCGGAAGTACAGAACGCTACCATTGAATTCATTGCACCTTCAGAATACATG CTGAGGCCACCACAGCCTGCTGTTTACCTCTTTGTTCTCGACGTGTCCCATAATGCAGTGGAGACGGGCTACCTGCATGTGTTCTGCCAATCACTGCTGGACAACATCAATTC gCTTCCAGGGGACTCGCGGACAAAGGTGGGCTTCATCACCTTCGACAGCACCATCCACTTCTACAACCTCCAGGAGGGACTTTCCCAACCCCAGATGCTCATCGTGTCTGACATCGAAG ATATCTTTTTACCAACACCAGACAGCCTTCTAGTAAACCTCAATGAATGCAAAGAG cttgTGCAGGACCTGCTGAAGAGCCTGCcaaatttatttgaaaagacCATGGAGACCCAGTCTGCCCTGGGTTCAGCTCTGCAAGCAGCCTTCAAGCTCCTGTCGCCCACCGGAGGGCGGATGACTGTCTTTCAGACCCAGCTGCCTAACCTCGGCGTGGGGGCCCTCCAGTCCAGAGAAGACCCCAACCAAAGGGCATCTGCCAAG GATGTCCAGCACTTATCCCCAGCAACAGACTTCTACAAGAAGCTGGCTCTGGACTGCTCCGGCCAGCAGGTGGCGGTTGACCTGTTCCTGCTCAGCGCTCAGTACTGCGACCTAGCATCGCTCG GCTGCATATCCAGATACTCTGCAGGGAGCGTTTACTACTACCCCTCCTACCACCACCAGCACAACCCCGCTCAGGTTGAGTGCTTCCAGAAGGATCTGAAGAGATACTTAACCAGGAAGATTGGCTTCGAGGCAGTCATGAGGATACGCTGCACCAAAG gtctgtCCATCCACACGTTCCACGGAAACTTCTTTGTGCGCTCCACAGATCTGTTGTCCCTTCCCAACGTGAACCCAGACGCAGGCTTTGCGGTTCAGATGTCCATTGAGGAAAACCTGGACGACATGCAGGTCGTCTCTTTCCAGGCTGCGCTGCTTTACACGTCCAGcaaag gagagaggaggatcCGTGTCCACACCTTGTGTCTCCCTGTGGTCAATTCTCTGTCAGACGTCTTTGCTGGAGCTGATGTTCAGGCCATCACTGGACTGTTGGCTTGCATGG CTGTGGACCGCTCGGTGACAGCCAGCCTGAGTGACGCCAGGGATGCGCTGACCAACGCTGCCATCGACTCTCTGACTTCGTACCGGCAGTCTGTGTTGACCATCCAGCAGCCCGGCCTGCTGTCCCCAGCCTGCCTCAGACTCTTTCCCCTCTTCATCCTTGCCCTGCTCAAACAG AAATCCTTCAGGACAGGCACCAGCACCAGGCTGGATGACCGGGTGTTTTCCATGTGCCAGCTGAAGTACCAGCCGCTGGCCTACACCATGCTGATGATCCACCCTGATCTGTACCGTGTCGACGATCTCACCGATGAG GGAGCTTTGAACATCAACGAGCGGACCATCCCTCAGCCCAGACTGCTGCAGCTGTCGGTGGAGAAGCTCAGCAGAGAGGGAGCTTTCCTCATGGACGCTGGAACA GTGATGTATTTGTGGATTGGACGGAACTGCAACCCCAACTTCCTCACACAAGTCCTGGGAGTTCCCAGCTATGCTACTGTGCCTGAGAACCTG TATCTGCTACCAGAGCTGGACACTGCCGAGTCACAGAGAACCAGAGCTTTCATTGGCTGGCTGAGGGATCAGAGGCCGTTCTTCCCCGCCCTGCACGTCATCAG GGACGAGAGCCAGCGGAAAGCCAGCTTTATGCAGAACATGATCGAGGACCGAACGGAGTCGGCCCTGTCGTACTACGAGTTCCTGCTTCACCTTCAACAGCAAATCTCCAAATAA
- the sec24a gene encoding protein transport protein Sec24A isoform X3: protein MSTAGFNSQNGTGTGQAYANGPSQNPVGLQQLPGLGYGMSHQPTYSPVQAKAPAPPGPGLYPTGPYQPVPPVSSYQPGPPPTSYPAPLGQSLLTRPAMGVPSSHTPPQSASPGPGPRLLPAQATPPPTAVHYPNPQQPQPMAPAWQYNAAPPPMGLPTSTSMSTPPHGPVGNHVTPSASSTAPLPPSSAAYSSAPPAHVTHGPTQPPGPRMPPASAHGLTLQGTAPPPVNHMAPHTYQPSRAPYASPPTGPPLTMKPTPPPTGPPMASATPPPPKADGTVAGNGPQAPNSYNHVDNKMAGLPQPGPPGRHLGHYPSLPPGYQNTSTPHNAASPMHPAIQAATQPYTQAPQPYQQQPGGPGPAQLSPSLAAMSLQSSTPEALRVVNLLQERNLLPPSPIPAPTPCLPQDLQKINCNPEVFRSTLTSIPQNQSLLNKAKMPLGLLLHPFKDLSQLPVVTSSTIVRCRSCRTYINPFVSFLDQRRWKCNLCYRVNDVPEEFMYNPVSRSYGEPHKRPEVQNATIEFIAPSEYMLRPPQPAVYLFVLDVSHNAVETGYLHVFCQSLLDNINSLPGDSRTKVGFITFDSTIHFYNLQEGLSQPQMLIVSDIEDIFLPTPDSLLVNLNECKELVQDLLKSLPNLFEKTMETQSALGSALQAAFKLLSPTGGRMTVFQTQLPNLGVGALQSREDPNQRASAKDVQHLSPATDFYKKLALDCSGQQVAVDLFLLSAQYCDLASLGCISRYSAGSVYYYPSYHHQHNPAQVECFQKDLKRYLTRKIGFEAVMRIRCTKGLSIHTFHGNFFVRSTDLLSLPNVNPDAGFAVQMSIEENLDDMQVVSFQAALLYTSSKGERRIRVHTLCLPVVNSLSDVFAGADVQAITGLLACMAVDRSVTASLSDARDALTNAAIDSLTSYRQSVLTIQQPGLLSPACLRLFPLFILALLKQKSFRTGTSTRLDDRVFSMCQLKYQPLAYTMLMIHPDLYRVDDLTDEGALNINERTIPQPRLLQLSVEKLSREGAFLMDAGTVMYLWIGRNCNPNFLTQVLGVPSYATVPENLYLLPELDTAESQRTRAFIGWLRDQRPFFPALHVIRDESQRKASFMQNMIEDRTESALSYYEFLLHLQQQISK from the exons ATGTCAACTGCGGGGTTCAACTCTCAGAATGGGACAGGGACGGGACAGGCTTACGCGAATG GTCCATCACAGAATCCAGTTGGCTTGCAACAGCTGCCAGGACTCGGCTATGGCATGAGTCACCAACCAACCTACAGCCCAGTGCAGGCCAAAGCTCCTGCACCGCCTGGCCCAGGACTCTATCCCACTGGGCCATACCAACCTGTCCCCCCAGTCAGTTCCTACCAGCCTGGCCCACCACCCACTTCCTACCCAGCTCCCCTAGGCCAGTCGCTGTTGACCAGGCCTGCAATGGGAGTTCCTTCATCCCATACACCTCCTCAGTCTGCCAGCCCTGGTCCTGGTCCTAGGCTGCTCCCTGCACAAGCTACACCACCCCCTACTGCTGTGCACTACCCAAACCCACAGCAACCGCAGCCCATGGCTCCAGCCTGGCAATATAACGCAGCTCCCCCACCAATGGGACTACCCACATCCACATCCATGAGCACACCTCCTCATGGCCCTGTTGGTAATCATGTGACCCCATCTGCAAGCTCGACAGCACCGCTGCCACCATCATCGGCAGCTTACAGCTCTGCACCACCAGCCCATGTGACCCATGGTCCCACCCAGCCCCCAGGCCCAAGGATGCCCCCTGCCTCTGCACATGGATTGACGCTGCAAG GCACTGCACCTCCGCCAGTGAATCACATGGCCCCTCACACATACCAACCAAGCAGAGCTCCCTATGCCTCCCCACCTACAGGTCCACCACTAACCATGAAACCCACACCACCCCCCACTGGACCCCCAATGGCCAGTGCCACACCTCCACCCCCCAAGGCCGATG GAACTGTGGCTGGCAATGGCCCACAAGCACCAAACAGCTACAATCATGTTGACAACAAAATGG CTGGCCTGCCCCAGCCTGGACCACCAGGTCGGCACTTGGGCCATtacccctccctcccccctggGTACCAGAACACCTCGACCCCACACAATGCCGCCTCCCCCATGCATCCCGCGATTCAGGCGGCCACGCAGCCTTACACTCAAGCACCTCAGCCATACCAGCAG CAACCTGGTGGCCCAGGGCCAGCCCAGCTGAGTCCATCACTGGCAGCCATGAGCCTCCAGTCCAGCACCCCAGAGGCCCTGAGAGTGGTCAACCTGCTGCAGGAGAGGAACCTGCTTCCGCCAAGCCCGATCCCTGCCCCAACACCCTGCCTCCCACAGGACCTGCAGAAGATCAACTGCAACCCAGA GGTTTTCCGAAGTACGCTAACCAGCATCCCTCAGAACCAGTCTCTGCTGAATAAGGCCAAAATGCCCCTGGGCCTACTGCTCCACCCCTTCAAAGACCTCTCG cagcttcctgtggTGACATCCAGCACCATCGTCAGGTGTCGGTCCTGCAGAACCTACATCAACccctttgtctctttcttgGACCAGAGGAGGTGGAAGTGCAACCTGTGCTATCGGGTCAATGATG TTCCAGAGGAGTTCATGTACAACCCAGTCAGCAGATCGTATGGAGAGCCACACAAGAGACCGGAAGTACAGAACGCTACCATTGAATTCATTGCACCTTCAGAATACATG CTGAGGCCACCACAGCCTGCTGTTTACCTCTTTGTTCTCGACGTGTCCCATAATGCAGTGGAGACGGGCTACCTGCATGTGTTCTGCCAATCACTGCTGGACAACATCAATTC gCTTCCAGGGGACTCGCGGACAAAGGTGGGCTTCATCACCTTCGACAGCACCATCCACTTCTACAACCTCCAGGAGGGACTTTCCCAACCCCAGATGCTCATCGTGTCTGACATCGAAG ATATCTTTTTACCAACACCAGACAGCCTTCTAGTAAACCTCAATGAATGCAAAGAG cttgTGCAGGACCTGCTGAAGAGCCTGCcaaatttatttgaaaagacCATGGAGACCCAGTCTGCCCTGGGTTCAGCTCTGCAAGCAGCCTTCAAGCTCCTGTCGCCCACCGGAGGGCGGATGACTGTCTTTCAGACCCAGCTGCCTAACCTCGGCGTGGGGGCCCTCCAGTCCAGAGAAGACCCCAACCAAAGGGCATCTGCCAAG GATGTCCAGCACTTATCCCCAGCAACAGACTTCTACAAGAAGCTGGCTCTGGACTGCTCCGGCCAGCAGGTGGCGGTTGACCTGTTCCTGCTCAGCGCTCAGTACTGCGACCTAGCATCGCTCG GCTGCATATCCAGATACTCTGCAGGGAGCGTTTACTACTACCCCTCCTACCACCACCAGCACAACCCCGCTCAGGTTGAGTGCTTCCAGAAGGATCTGAAGAGATACTTAACCAGGAAGATTGGCTTCGAGGCAGTCATGAGGATACGCTGCACCAAAG gtctgtCCATCCACACGTTCCACGGAAACTTCTTTGTGCGCTCCACAGATCTGTTGTCCCTTCCCAACGTGAACCCAGACGCAGGCTTTGCGGTTCAGATGTCCATTGAGGAAAACCTGGACGACATGCAGGTCGTCTCTTTCCAGGCTGCGCTGCTTTACACGTCCAGcaaag gagagaggaggatcCGTGTCCACACCTTGTGTCTCCCTGTGGTCAATTCTCTGTCAGACGTCTTTGCTGGAGCTGATGTTCAGGCCATCACTGGACTGTTGGCTTGCATGG CTGTGGACCGCTCGGTGACAGCCAGCCTGAGTGACGCCAGGGATGCGCTGACCAACGCTGCCATCGACTCTCTGACTTCGTACCGGCAGTCTGTGTTGACCATCCAGCAGCCCGGCCTGCTGTCCCCAGCCTGCCTCAGACTCTTTCCCCTCTTCATCCTTGCCCTGCTCAAACAG AAATCCTTCAGGACAGGCACCAGCACCAGGCTGGATGACCGGGTGTTTTCCATGTGCCAGCTGAAGTACCAGCCGCTGGCCTACACCATGCTGATGATCCACCCTGATCTGTACCGTGTCGACGATCTCACCGATGAG GGAGCTTTGAACATCAACGAGCGGACCATCCCTCAGCCCAGACTGCTGCAGCTGTCGGTGGAGAAGCTCAGCAGAGAGGGAGCTTTCCTCATGGACGCTGGAACA GTGATGTATTTGTGGATTGGACGGAACTGCAACCCCAACTTCCTCACACAAGTCCTGGGAGTTCCCAGCTATGCTACTGTGCCTGAGAACCTG TATCTGCTACCAGAGCTGGACACTGCCGAGTCACAGAGAACCAGAGCTTTCATTGGCTGGCTGAGGGATCAGAGGCCGTTCTTCCCCGCCCTGCACGTCATCAG GGACGAGAGCCAGCGGAAAGCCAGCTTTATGCAGAACATGATCGAGGACCGAACGGAGTCGGCCCTGTCGTACTACGAGTTCCTGCTTCACCTTCAACAGCAAATCTCCAAATAA
- the sec24a gene encoding protein transport protein Sec24A isoform X5, with the protein MSHQPTYSPVQAKAPAPPGPGLYPTGPYQPVPPVSSYQPGPPPTSYPAPLGQSLLTRPAMGVPSSHTPPQSASPGPGPRLLPAQATPPPTAVHYPNPQQPQPMAPAWQYNAAPPPMGLPTSTSMSTPPHGPVGNHVTPSASSTAPLPPSSAAYSSAPPAHVTHGPTQPPGPRMPPASAHGLTLQGTAPPPVNHMAPHTYQPSRAPYASPPTGPPLTMKPTPPPTGPPMASATPPPPKADAQCGGVVNSTQSPTEPNCQEGDIECPGTVAGNGPQAPNSYNHVDNKMAGLPQPGPPGRHLGHYPSLPPGYQNTSTPHNAASPMHPAIQAATQPYTQAPQPYQQQPGGPGPAQLSPSLAAMSLQSSTPEALRVVNLLQERNLLPPSPIPAPTPCLPQDLQKINCNPEVFRSTLTSIPQNQSLLNKAKMPLGLLLHPFKDLSQLPVVTSSTIVRCRSCRTYINPFVSFLDQRRWKCNLCYRVNDVPEEFMYNPVSRSYGEPHKRPEVQNATIEFIAPSEYMLRPPQPAVYLFVLDVSHNAVETGYLHVFCQSLLDNINSLPGDSRTKVGFITFDSTIHFYNLQEGLSQPQMLIVSDIEDIFLPTPDSLLVNLNECKELVQDLLKSLPNLFEKTMETQSALGSALQAAFKLLSPTGGRMTVFQTQLPNLGVGALQSREDPNQRASAKDVQHLSPATDFYKKLALDCSGQQVAVDLFLLSAQYCDLASLGCISRYSAGSVYYYPSYHHQHNPAQVECFQKDLKRYLTRKIGFEAVMRIRCTKGLSIHTFHGNFFVRSTDLLSLPNVNPDAGFAVQMSIEENLDDMQVVSFQAALLYTSSKGERRIRVHTLCLPVVNSLSDVFAGADVQAITGLLACMAVDRSVTASLSDARDALTNAAIDSLTSYRQSVLTIQQPGLLSPACLRLFPLFILALLKQKSFRTGTSTRLDDRVFSMCQLKYQPLAYTMLMIHPDLYRVDDLTDEGALNINERTIPQPRLLQLSVEKLSREGAFLMDAGTVMYLWIGRNCNPNFLTQVLGVPSYATVPENLYLLPELDTAESQRTRAFIGWLRDQRPFFPALHVIRDESQRKASFMQNMIEDRTESALSYYEFLLHLQQQISK; encoded by the exons ATGAGTCACCAACCAACCTACAGCCCAGTGCAGGCCAAAGCTCCTGCACCGCCTGGCCCAGGACTCTATCCCACTGGGCCATACCAACCTGTCCCCCCAGTCAGTTCCTACCAGCCTGGCCCACCACCCACTTCCTACCCAGCTCCCCTAGGCCAGTCGCTGTTGACCAGGCCTGCAATGGGAGTTCCTTCATCCCATACACCTCCTCAGTCTGCCAGCCCTGGTCCTGGTCCTAGGCTGCTCCCTGCACAAGCTACACCACCCCCTACTGCTGTGCACTACCCAAACCCACAGCAACCGCAGCCCATGGCTCCAGCCTGGCAATATAACGCAGCTCCCCCACCAATGGGACTACCCACATCCACATCCATGAGCACACCTCCTCATGGCCCTGTTGGTAATCATGTGACCCCATCTGCAAGCTCGACAGCACCGCTGCCACCATCATCGGCAGCTTACAGCTCTGCACCACCAGCCCATGTGACCCATGGTCCCACCCAGCCCCCAGGCCCAAGGATGCCCCCTGCCTCTGCACATGGATTGACGCTGCAAG GCACTGCACCTCCGCCAGTGAATCACATGGCCCCTCACACATACCAACCAAGCAGAGCTCCCTATGCCTCCCCACCTACAGGTCCACCACTAACCATGAAACCCACACCACCCCCCACTGGACCCCCAATGGCCAGTGCCACACCTCCACCCCCCAAGGCCGATG CTCAGTGTGGGGGGGTTGTTAACAGCACTCAGTCCCCCACTGAACCCAACTGCCAAGAGGGGGATATTGAATGTCCAG GAACTGTGGCTGGCAATGGCCCACAAGCACCAAACAGCTACAATCATGTTGACAACAAAATGG CTGGCCTGCCCCAGCCTGGACCACCAGGTCGGCACTTGGGCCATtacccctccctcccccctggGTACCAGAACACCTCGACCCCACACAATGCCGCCTCCCCCATGCATCCCGCGATTCAGGCGGCCACGCAGCCTTACACTCAAGCACCTCAGCCATACCAGCAG CAACCTGGTGGCCCAGGGCCAGCCCAGCTGAGTCCATCACTGGCAGCCATGAGCCTCCAGTCCAGCACCCCAGAGGCCCTGAGAGTGGTCAACCTGCTGCAGGAGAGGAACCTGCTTCCGCCAAGCCCGATCCCTGCCCCAACACCCTGCCTCCCACAGGACCTGCAGAAGATCAACTGCAACCCAGA GGTTTTCCGAAGTACGCTAACCAGCATCCCTCAGAACCAGTCTCTGCTGAATAAGGCCAAAATGCCCCTGGGCCTACTGCTCCACCCCTTCAAAGACCTCTCG cagcttcctgtggTGACATCCAGCACCATCGTCAGGTGTCGGTCCTGCAGAACCTACATCAACccctttgtctctttcttgGACCAGAGGAGGTGGAAGTGCAACCTGTGCTATCGGGTCAATGATG TTCCAGAGGAGTTCATGTACAACCCAGTCAGCAGATCGTATGGAGAGCCACACAAGAGACCGGAAGTACAGAACGCTACCATTGAATTCATTGCACCTTCAGAATACATG CTGAGGCCACCACAGCCTGCTGTTTACCTCTTTGTTCTCGACGTGTCCCATAATGCAGTGGAGACGGGCTACCTGCATGTGTTCTGCCAATCACTGCTGGACAACATCAATTC gCTTCCAGGGGACTCGCGGACAAAGGTGGGCTTCATCACCTTCGACAGCACCATCCACTTCTACAACCTCCAGGAGGGACTTTCCCAACCCCAGATGCTCATCGTGTCTGACATCGAAG ATATCTTTTTACCAACACCAGACAGCCTTCTAGTAAACCTCAATGAATGCAAAGAG cttgTGCAGGACCTGCTGAAGAGCCTGCcaaatttatttgaaaagacCATGGAGACCCAGTCTGCCCTGGGTTCAGCTCTGCAAGCAGCCTTCAAGCTCCTGTCGCCCACCGGAGGGCGGATGACTGTCTTTCAGACCCAGCTGCCTAACCTCGGCGTGGGGGCCCTCCAGTCCAGAGAAGACCCCAACCAAAGGGCATCTGCCAAG GATGTCCAGCACTTATCCCCAGCAACAGACTTCTACAAGAAGCTGGCTCTGGACTGCTCCGGCCAGCAGGTGGCGGTTGACCTGTTCCTGCTCAGCGCTCAGTACTGCGACCTAGCATCGCTCG GCTGCATATCCAGATACTCTGCAGGGAGCGTTTACTACTACCCCTCCTACCACCACCAGCACAACCCCGCTCAGGTTGAGTGCTTCCAGAAGGATCTGAAGAGATACTTAACCAGGAAGATTGGCTTCGAGGCAGTCATGAGGATACGCTGCACCAAAG gtctgtCCATCCACACGTTCCACGGAAACTTCTTTGTGCGCTCCACAGATCTGTTGTCCCTTCCCAACGTGAACCCAGACGCAGGCTTTGCGGTTCAGATGTCCATTGAGGAAAACCTGGACGACATGCAGGTCGTCTCTTTCCAGGCTGCGCTGCTTTACACGTCCAGcaaag gagagaggaggatcCGTGTCCACACCTTGTGTCTCCCTGTGGTCAATTCTCTGTCAGACGTCTTTGCTGGAGCTGATGTTCAGGCCATCACTGGACTGTTGGCTTGCATGG CTGTGGACCGCTCGGTGACAGCCAGCCTGAGTGACGCCAGGGATGCGCTGACCAACGCTGCCATCGACTCTCTGACTTCGTACCGGCAGTCTGTGTTGACCATCCAGCAGCCCGGCCTGCTGTCCCCAGCCTGCCTCAGACTCTTTCCCCTCTTCATCCTTGCCCTGCTCAAACAG AAATCCTTCAGGACAGGCACCAGCACCAGGCTGGATGACCGGGTGTTTTCCATGTGCCAGCTGAAGTACCAGCCGCTGGCCTACACCATGCTGATGATCCACCCTGATCTGTACCGTGTCGACGATCTCACCGATGAG GGAGCTTTGAACATCAACGAGCGGACCATCCCTCAGCCCAGACTGCTGCAGCTGTCGGTGGAGAAGCTCAGCAGAGAGGGAGCTTTCCTCATGGACGCTGGAACA GTGATGTATTTGTGGATTGGACGGAACTGCAACCCCAACTTCCTCACACAAGTCCTGGGAGTTCCCAGCTATGCTACTGTGCCTGAGAACCTG TATCTGCTACCAGAGCTGGACACTGCCGAGTCACAGAGAACCAGAGCTTTCATTGGCTGGCTGAGGGATCAGAGGCCGTTCTTCCCCGCCCTGCACGTCATCAG GGACGAGAGCCAGCGGAAAGCCAGCTTTATGCAGAACATGATCGAGGACCGAACGGAGTCGGCCCTGTCGTACTACGAGTTCCTGCTTCACCTTCAACAGCAAATCTCCAAATAA